A single region of the Nicotiana sylvestris chromosome 6, ASM39365v2, whole genome shotgun sequence genome encodes:
- the LOC138871966 gene encoding protein FAR1-RELATED SEQUENCE 2-like, whose protein sequence is MAGHKLLSKSLKRALTAKYIVGLRPSKNIRVVQVLVGGPENLGCTPKDCKNYILKSKKLQLQEEDAQSLLKFFNNMQQKDKKFYYSVDVDSFGRLRNIVWVHSHSKGEYEEFHDVICIDTIYVMNRYNMSFASFVGVNQRMQFVLLGCALMSSEDITS, encoded by the coding sequence ATGGCTGGACACAAATTGCTTAGTAAGTCTCTTAAGAGAGCTCTCACAGCCAAATATATTGTTGGCTTAAGACCCTCAAAAAATATAAGAGTTGTTCAAGTACTTGTTGGTGGCCCTGAAAATTTGGGTTGCACACCAAAGGACtgtaaaaattatattttaaagaGTAAAAAGCTTCAATTACAAGAAGAGGACGCACAATCATTACTCAAGTTCTTCAATAACATGCAACAAAAAGATAAGAAATTTTACTACTCTGTAGATGTGGATAGTTTTGGTCGACTTCGTAATATTGTATGGGTTCATTCACACTCTAAGGGTGAATATGAGGAGTTCCATGATGTAATATGCATCGATACCATATACGTTATGAATCGATACAATATGTCATTTGCTTCATTTGTTGGTGTCAATCAGCGCATGCAGTTTGTACTTTTGGGATGCGCTCTTATGTCTAGTGAGGATATAACAAGTTAA
- the LOC104247155 gene encoding heat shock 70 kDa protein 15-like: protein MSVVGFDFGNESGVVAVARQRGIDVVLNDESKRETPAIVCFGEKQRFLGTAGAASSMMNPKNTISQIKRLIGRKFLDPELQRDLKALPFSVTEGPDGYPLIHARYLGEMRSFTPTQVLGMVFSDLKIIAEKNLNAAVVDCCIGIPVYFTDLQRRAVMDAATIAGLHPLRLIHETTATALAYGIYKTDLPENDQLNVAFVDIGHASMQVCIAGFKKGQLKILAHSFDRSLGGRDFDEALFQHFAAKFKEEYKIDVFQNARACIRLRAACEKLKKVLSANPEAPLSIECLMDEKDVRGFIKREEFEQICIPILERVKKPLEKALLEAGLTTDNVHSVEVVGSSSRVPAMMRILTEFFGKEPRRTMNASECVAKGCALQCAILSPTFKVREFQVNESFPFPIALSWKGSAPDAQNGAAENQQSTVVFPKGNPIPSVKALTFYRSGTFTTDVQYADVSELQAPAKISTYTIGPFQSTKSERAKLKVKVRLNLHGIVSVESATLLEEEEVEVPIVKEEPIKMDTDNFSADAAPSTTAETDENMQDAKGAADASGVENDVPESGDKPVEMATDTKAEVPKKKVKKTNVPVTELVYGALAAADVQKAVEKEFEMALQDRVMEETKDKKNAVEAYVYDMRNKLHDKYQEFVVDSEREQFIAKLQGVEDWLYEDGEDETKGVYIAKLEELKKQGDPIEQRYKEYTERGSVIDQLAYCINSYREAAMSNDQKFDHIDLADKQKVLNECVEAEAWLREKKQQQDSLPKHANPVLLSADVRRKAESLDKVCRPIMMKPKPAKPAPPETPTHAPAEGGEQQHQDAESPNPHSNHDTNADGAEVPPTAAEPMDTDKSEAK from the exons ATGAGTGTGGTTGGTTTTGACTTTGGGAATGAGAGTGGTGTTGTTGCAGTGGCAAGGCAGAGAGGAATTGATGTTGTACTTAATGATGAATCGAAGAGGGAAACACCAGCTATTGTTTGCTTTGGTGAGAAGCAACGTTTTCTTGGGACAGCAGGTGCTGCATCAAGCATGATGAATCCGAAGAATACAATATCTCAGATAAAGAGGTTAATAGGACGGAAATTCTTAGATCCTGAGCTGCAAAGAGATCTTAAGGCATTGCCATTCTCGGTGACTGAAGGGCCTGATGGATATCCTTTGATCCATGCTCGTTATTTGGGGGAAATGAGATCTTTTACACCCACCCAAGTTCTTGGAATGGTGTTTTCAGATCTGAAGATTATAGCGGAGAAAAATCTTAATGCAGCAGTAGTTGATTGTTGTATTGGGATCCCTGTATATTTCACTGATCTTCAGAGAAGAGCTGTTATGGATGCAGCTACAATTGCTGGCTTGCACCCTCTCCGTCTAATCCATGAGACAACAGCAACTGCATTGGCTTATGGTATCTACAAGACAGATCTGCCAGAAAATGACCAACTAAATGTTGCTTTTGTTGACATTGGACATGCAAGCATGCAAGTTTGCATTGCAGGCTTCAAGAAAGGCCAGCTGAAGATATTGGCTCATTCATTTGACAGATCACTTGGAGGAAGGGATTTCGATGAAGCACTCTTCCAACATTTTGCTGCAAAATTCAAGGAAGAATACAAAATTGATGTTTTCCAAAATGCGAGGGCTTGTATTAGACTTCGAGCTGCTTgtgaaaagttgaaaaaggttcTTAGCGCAAACCCTGAGGCACCTTTGAGTATAGAGTGTTTAATGGATGAGAAGGATGTCAGAGGGTTCATCAAGAGAGAGGAATTTGAGCAGATCTGCATTCCAAtattggagagagtaaaaaagccATTGGAGAAAGCTCTTTTAGAAGCTGGACTTACTACTGATAATGTTCATTCTGTTGAGGTTGTTGGCTCAAGCTCGCGAGTGCCTGCGATGATGAGAATTCTGACCGAGTTCTTTGGGAAAGAACCAAGGAGGACCATGAATGCTAGTGAGTGTGTGGCGAAAGGATGCGCGCTACAATGTGCTATTCTCAGTCCTACCTTTAAAGTTCGAGAATTTCAG GTCAATGAGAGCTTCCCTTTCCCAATTGCTTTGTCATGGAAGGGCTCTGCTCCAGATGCACAAAATGGAGCAGCAGAGAATCAACAGAGCACAGTTGTTTTCCCTAAGGGAAATCCGATACCAAGTGTGAAAGCTTTGACATTCTACAGATCTGGCACATTTACAACTGATGTACAATATGCTGATGTGAGCGAACTGCAGGCACCAGCAAAGATCAGTACTTACACG ATTGGACCATTCCAATCTACTAAGAGTGAACGGGCCAAATTAAAGGTTAAAGTACGGCTAAACCTTCATGGTATTGTCTCAGTTGAGTCAGCAACT CTTTTGGAAGAAGAAGAGGTTGAAGTCCCAATTGTAAAAGAGGAACCTATTAAAATGGATACAGATAACTTTTCAGCTGATGCTGCTCCTTCAACTACTGCTGAAACTGACGAAAACATGCAAGATGCTAAAGGAGCTGCAGATGCTTCAGGGGTTGAAAACGATGTTCCGGAATCTGGAGACAAACCTGTCGAAATGGCTACAGACACGAAG gctgaAGTCCCAAAGAAGAAGGTGAAGAAGACAAATGTACCAGTGACTGAATTAGTTTATGGGGCATTGGCAGCTGCTGATGTACAGAAGGCTGTggagaaagaatttgaaatggcTCTGCAGGACCGTGTCATGGAAGAGACAAAGGACAAGAAGAATGCTGTTGAGGCCTATGTTTATGATATGAGGAATAAG CTGCACGACAAATATCAAGAGTTTGTAGTGGATTCAGAAAGAGAACAATTTATTGCTAAACTTCAAGGGGTGGAAGACTGGTTGTATGAAGATGGGGAGGATGAGACCAAGGGTGTTTACATTGCGAAGCTTGAGGAACTTAAGAAG CAAGGTGACCCAATTGAGCAAAGATACAAGGAGTACACAGAGAGGGGATCTGTAATAGATCAACTGGCTTATTGCATTAACAGTTATAGAGAGGCAGCAATGTCAAATGATCAAAAGTTTGATCACATTGATTTAGCAGACAAGCAGAAG GTTCTTAATGAGTGCGTTGAAGCCGAGGCTTGGTTGAGAGAGAAAAAGCAGCAGCAGGATTCTCTTCCAAAGCATGCAAACCCTGTTCTTTTGTCGGCGGATGTTAGGAGGAAAGCAGAATCACTTGACAA GGTTTGTAGGCCTATCATGATGAAACCTAAGCCAGCTAAGCCGGCACCTCCTGAAACACCTACACATGCACCTGCTGAAGGAGGTGAGCAACAGCATCAGGATGCGGAGAGTCCTAATCCACATTCCAACCATGACACCAATGCTGATGGTGCTGAAGTACCCCCAACTGCTGCCGAGCCAATGGACACGGACAAATCTGAGGCCAAATAA